aaaattaataatattttaataaaattgactaggttATTTAGTTTTATGGGTGAAGATGCAtttggtctattactgttcattgtgGTATATCATTGTTCACTGAGTGGATTAAATGGGATGGGTGCTGacgtatttttttaggggtggaattgctcttataCATACATGAAACCAACCCTAGCTATTTAGGCCGCATTTGTTTGGCAGGATTAAGTTTCACTGGACTGGACAACTTAGCTAGAATTAGTAGTCATGTGTTTGGCGTAAATTGGGATTTTGTTTAATGGGATTAAGCCGGACTTGTGTCGACTAAATCCTTCGCTAGGTGGGCTTAGCGAGAGCCACCAAAAACGAGGGGATTCGTAATCCCGTTTATGTTATTGCTTCACCTCGTGTTTCTGTTCTTCGCTTCACCTCCGTTTCTGTTCTTCGCCTCAGGCTTCACTTCATGTTGCTTGCTTCGCTTCTCTCCTCCTCCCTCTTCTCCATCTCAGAGGATCTCCAAGTCTGCAATATTGGGTTTGACAGAAACGGATCCAAGAAATCCAAGCCACCGTCGTCTCTCACTTCCCTGACTCCACAAACCCCAACTCGTCGCCGGTCAGCTCGCCAGACATCGCTGCAGGCCGATTCCGCCGCTCCACAGACTTGCGGCTCTGATTGAATCCACAGACTCGGAAAGCTCTCTCCAGTTCGAATCTTGCACCGAATAAAAACCTAAAAAACCAAGCTTGATTCTTCGTTTTGCAGAAAAAAATTTGGCATTTAATCGGAAAAAATAGGGGATGGAAGGAAAGCGTGGGACAGAGAGAACAAGGGGGATAAGGAGGGAGAAAAAGATGGAGGCTTCCAGAGAGAGGGAAAGTATAATTAGAATAAAAAAggtagaattaattaatataatattattagatatgaattaaaaaatataatattgtaGTATGTTATTATCCTTATTTTTAGTCTCTACAACTAGTCCAGTTTGAAACAGTCCAGTGCAACAAACGTATctttaaataataaaagaagGATATACGCAATCACCACTCGTTCTTTTAACTTTACTTTATTACCATCTTAGGCAAtataaaatgcaaaattaaCAGAATGATACTTTCCAAACGATACGAGGACCAAAATCATATTTTGATACAAATGAAATTACAGCTCTTATCTCATATGGTAGTTACACGTCCCATATCATCACTCACATTATTCGGAGAAACCTTATCAAACGCATTTGGCccacaaaattataaaataaaataaacgtaaaaatatattattttctcaTTTTGTATTATGATTTCTAAAGTTCCTTTGAAATCAGAAACTAGAAACCTAAAGCTCTTCATCCCCAGGCTGTGGAAAGATTTTCTAGTATGCCCGATATAAGGGATGATACATCATTTGTTATTATGTAAATAATGAGATATgtatattaaaaagttaataacttaaaaaataaaattttcaattactcTTATTAAAatacgtgatgtaccacttatgtttccgtcacaattaaaaatttctccagattgtggagagatttttcagtgtgaccgtcacaTAAGGTGGTATATCACATGtcactatataaatggtggatatatgttttaaaaagttaataacttaaaaaaaaaattgcaccacttacataaaaccACGTGATGTACTACTCGTGTTCTGActcataactaaaaatttatccTGGCTGTGACCGAAACGAAAGGGAAAGCCTAACACGTGTCAGTAACCACACAACAACGAAGCCAGCTTTGATACGTAACCTACATGAGGTGGCTCGACAGTCGACACCGCCGACACAGTGGTAAGCCAACACGGGGGTAAAATCGTAATTCGGACACCAAGAACACTATATAAGCAGCGGCCATGAAACGAAgagaaagggaaaaagaaagagaggccATAACCTTAAAAGAGCTCAGCTGCCGCGAACGGTGTTGCTTTCGGAAACCCTAAATATTTGTCTCAGCAAGCTGAAGGTGGTTAGGGAATGCAGAGAGATGAGAGGAGCTTCGCTGCCCAAGCCTGAGCTTTCAGTACGTGCTAAACGCTGCATCGGCGGCAGGAATTGTCACCGGAAACACGTAGAGGACGGGTGATCCATTCGCCTCTCTTCTTGTTTTCCGCAGCGGTTACGTTTTTTCTCAGAGGACACACCTttcgtgtatttttttttttaaagtttgttttAGTTACCAATGGCCGAGCAGAAAGAAAGCGGCGGCAGCTCGTTGCTGCATGGCAAGTACGAGCTGGGCCGTCTTCTGGGTCACGGCACCTTCGCCAAGGTCTACCATGCCCGCCACCTGCAGAGCGGGAAGAACGTGGCTATGAAGGTTGTGGGGAAGGAGAAGGTGATTAAGGTGGGGATGATGGAGCAGATCAAAAGGGAGATCTCCGTCATGAGGATGGTGAAGCACCCCAACATCGTCGAGCTCCACGAGGTCATGGCGAGTAAGTCCAAGATCTACTTCGCCATGGATCTGGTCCGCGGCGGCGAGCTCTTCGCCAAAATCGCCAAGGGCCGGCTCAGGGAGGACGTTGCCAGAGTCTACTTCCAGCAGCTCATCTCCGCCATAGATTTCTGCCACAGCCGCGGCGTTTACCACCGGGATCTGAAGCCGGAGAACCTCCTCCTAGACCAGGACGGCAACTTGAAGGTCACCGACTTCGGGCTTAGCGCTTTTACCGAGCACTTGAAGCAGGACGGGCTCCTCCATACCACATGCGGCACGCCGGCGTACGTGGCTCCGGAGGTCATCGGAAAAAAAGGATACGACGGAGCCAAGGCGGATCTCTGGTCCTGCGGCGTCATCCTCTACGTGCTTCTCGCCGGGTTTTTGCCGTTTCAAGACGACAATCTCGTGGCCATGTACCGGAAGATTTACAGAGGAGATTTCAAATGCCCGCCGTGGTTCTCGTCTGAGGCCCGGAGACTCGTGACGAAGCTCCTCGACCCGAACCCGAGTACCCGAATCACCATTTCCAAGGTCATGGACTCCTCCTGGTTCAAGAAATCGATTCCCAAAGTCGTACTGACGAAACAGGAGCAGGAGTTCGACGAGCCGAGCGACAAGATCACGGCGAAGCAGACGGAGACGCTGAACGCGTTTCACATAATCTCGTTGTCGGAGGGGTTTGATCTGTCGCCGCTCTTCGAGGAGAAGAAGCgggaggagagggaggagcTGCGGTTCGTGACAACGCTGTCGGCAAGCAGCGTGATTTCGAAGCTGGAGGAGGTGGCGGCGGCGGGGAAGTTCAGGATAAAGAAGAGCGACTCGATGGTGAGGCTGCAGGGGCAGGAGAGCGGGAGGAAGGGGAAGCTGGCGATAGCGGCGGAGATATTCGCCGTGACGCCGTCGTTTTTGGTGGTGGAGGTGAAGAAGGACAATGGTGATACGTTGGAGTACAACCAGTTCTGCAGCAAGGAGCTGCGGCCGGCGCTCAAGGACATCGTATGGACATCCCCCGTCGAGAATTCGACGGCGGCTTGATTGATTAAGATTTTAAGATTGTGATTAGTGTGGTTAATTATAATTAGTGTGGTTAATTGTTGGTGTTGTTTCCATTCATCAAGTTGGAATCGGAACCGGCCGGGCTGTCCCGTGATGTCCCTCTCTGGCGTTTTGATCTGTTTTTCATGATTCTCTTTGTGTTTGTGCTGTGAAAGGTGAAACTGTGAATTTATGTGAATATGTGCAGCTTAATTTCACATAagcttttccttttatttattttcttagaAATGTGAATATTTACAAAGTGATTTCACATTGGTTTGCTAACCTATTTACATCATGACTCAATTAATCTTAATCTTAATTTAGGATTTGTTTGAGAGACCCCTTTTAATTTTTCGTTTCAATATAATACTCTTAACTATGTTCAGAATAAGAGAAATCTCAATGAGATTCTCAAAAGTTACGTTAAATTATAAGATGACAGAAAATTTATCGATTGTAGAACCAGCGTTTTTTAGATCATaaaaaaagttagaatttaTGAGGAAGCATTTGATGTTACTTACTAATTTACTTTTACAAAGCAGTCTCAAACTAACATTTAGTtttaaacacttcaaaataTAGGTCGTTTTTGTATTTGGATGAGTCGAACTTGtcaaacaaaaagtaaaagTAAACATATCACCGCGAGATCGACTGGTCATGTGCTTATCTTATTTGGATCTTTTAAGAAAGAGCGATAATTGGCCAAGTAAAGTGATAACTTGAAATCTTGGTCATTATTTTCCCCTTATCTTATCTCAAATTTTGGGTCAATTAAAGCTGCTTTACACGCGAGCAGGCATTACTTTTCCCTCCCCTTGGTGGCAAATTCGGGTACGTGAGATGGATGATGAGTCATGAAAATcccattttatttttccctcatCTGATAGGGTTTCGGTGGGGCTTGGTTATTGTATGATTGGTTTTTCCATCATTATCTTTTCGTCATCAACCATGTGCTCAATTATTGTCTTTGTCCTCCGATTTTTTTACTTAACACTTGCAAATTCTTACCGTTCGTCCTTTAtagtgagagattttttagtatatTCAAAATACGAGTATATACgttatatgttattatataagtggaatgatatttgtaaaaaaaaagctttttctcaacttgtataataacatataatatacatcttgtgttatggATGCATTAAAAAATATCTCCTCTACAAGACATCAATCCATTTACAAGTTTTGTgtcaaattgaaatttatatttAGGTTTCGTTGTAgtatttgaaattttgacacaatTAGTGAGCACTCTGAATTGTTAAAACTCGTATTTGAGTTATGGTTCTAGTGTTTTCTTATCAAGACTCTTGGTATTCGTATTTGAGAATAATATAAGAAAACTCAAACCTACCATCACCGTTGGactaaaatataaaaagacATGTTTTTTGCGCCTCGCATTTTATGCATTGCACtcccctgttttttttttttttggacatttAGATTGAACATGTTGGAgtaaatatgtttttatttaaaaaatatttattttttggtttattaCAAACATTAAATATAAAACGTAAACTGTTATTAAAGATGGGATTCCAGGATCGAGTCTATATACATAACTTTGTCCGTTGTGATTTGTACGGTTTGGTCTCGTCCGTTTTTGAATCTTCCTTTTAATTTCCTACGGTTTTGCATCTTCATAATAATTCCCTTGATTTCTGATCATTTAGCACCCCAACGTctatttttttatgtatatatatatatatatatatataaattgttaTGTAAGTCAGGAAATTTGCAGAAAGTGGATGAGGAAAAAGTTTTACTTATATTGATTTAAAAAGCAACATATCGGAAAGCTGTAAGTTCAAAGATTCTTCCGGTGTGCAAAGAAGAATTTTATCAGAAGAAGGTTATATGCTGTTTTATTTTGGGGACGACGTGATGTTTGTGAATTGCTTGCACACTTTGAGCAGAGCCGTAAAACGTCTTAAAGAGAACGACTTAGTCCGCGACTCATCCCAAGAATCATTTACTACTCAAGGCTTATACATTTTTCGGGTAACTTCGTTCCTTTATATTTCAGTTTACAACAGAACAAATTCAAAGTAAATTTAGgaacaaaaattataaataaaaatgtgtAGAATGAGAAAAATGAATGTGCGGAACTCATTTCTCGCTCATTCATTAGTAATTTAGTAATGCCTCATTGTGAATCTTAATTTGTTGCTGTTTGATGGTTGATATGATACAACGTTATCCTTTACACTTGCCTTGTTTCATTTTGTGGTCCATTCAATTATGGATGCGAGGCTTCTCATATTAGGAACTAAAATTGATTGCTTGTCGTACACAACTTGGCATTTGATATAACAACTGTCCCATATGCTATGCTATCTCCATGCATGAAACAATGAGAGGTTCTTAAGCTTTTGTGTGGCCTTGATTTGTCCTTACTGTGCAAAACAgtgggggaaaaaaaaaaccctgttAACTAATTGGTTGAGAACTTGAGAGTCGAAACTTACGTACAATTGGAATGTTATTGGTGTTAACGCTAGGCCCTCGCATTATCGGGCGGCTAGTGGGACTGTCTAGCTTAATTAGTAAGACAAAGAGTACAGAGTAGCCAATTTGGATTCGCAAGATTCAAAGAGGCAGCAGCCACACGGGTCTAACATCCCATTCTCTAGATTTGCCCCGTCCATCTTCCACTCAGCATTATTTGCAttatttttccttcttgttGTGCAATAATTAGAATATGTTTT
This is a stretch of genomic DNA from Malus domestica chromosome 02, GDT2T_hap1. It encodes these proteins:
- the LOC103417952 gene encoding CBL-interacting serine/threonine-protein kinase 6-like — encoded protein: MAEQKESGGSSLLHGKYELGRLLGHGTFAKVYHARHLQSGKNVAMKVVGKEKVIKVGMMEQIKREISVMRMVKHPNIVELHEVMASKSKIYFAMDLVRGGELFAKIAKGRLREDVARVYFQQLISAIDFCHSRGVYHRDLKPENLLLDQDGNLKVTDFGLSAFTEHLKQDGLLHTTCGTPAYVAPEVIGKKGYDGAKADLWSCGVILYVLLAGFLPFQDDNLVAMYRKIYRGDFKCPPWFSSEARRLVTKLLDPNPSTRITISKVMDSSWFKKSIPKVVLTKQEQEFDEPSDKITAKQTETLNAFHIISLSEGFDLSPLFEEKKREEREELRFVTTLSASSVISKLEEVAAAGKFRIKKSDSMVRLQGQESGRKGKLAIAAEIFAVTPSFLVVEVKKDNGDTLEYNQFCSKELRPALKDIVWTSPVENSTAA